A window of Dehalococcoidia bacterium contains these coding sequences:
- a CDS encoding CoA-transferase, with product MDDELKAFIDTKFQLPPIEGEDKTCSLEAAIREHVRPGMSIHFAGRSGALFYQLVREFWGKKGDFTIISPYVSALLLALIRGGLMKKTITSFAGNTYPTPGPNPLVQKAYISGAVEFENWSMLTITQRLLAGAMGWDFIPTRSLIGSTMAEENKGDFNVIDSPFGGGQTGLLRALRPDITFVHGLAADRSGNTILPYPLSIDAFGAWAARQAVIVSVEHIVPTDYIRSHAHLVRIPAYMVKAVCEVPYGAHPGGLPNCGIPQYEGYFDDYEFATIIRDASMDETRFMGFIREWILNCKDHKQYLDKIGKDRLRYLKDKAKPHSWVVETLAAVPGIEFQKESNQLERMVIAGSRHIANLCQSKGYRTMLAGVGLAQLAAWMAAYRLKGLKHDTELVAENGMYGYMPVPSDPTGFSMHNLHSCKMLTNIETALGVLAGGSSSSCLGVLGAAQIDRYGNGNSTKIPHVYYIVGSGGANDVVSSCRETIVFAPAGRERLIKDVSYITYPGRNVKTLVTDVGIFEKPEGRDTLVLTSYIPYGTAIREDEAIRGIKRMVGWELEVAPHLQKIDLPSYEEKMMVRLFDPHGFYTKV from the coding sequence ATGGACGATGAATTAAAGGCCTTTATCGATACCAAATTTCAACTGCCGCCCATCGAGGGGGAAGATAAGACCTGCTCTTTGGAGGCGGCTATCAGGGAACATGTCAGGCCCGGTATGTCCATACATTTCGCCGGCAGGAGCGGGGCGCTTTTCTATCAACTGGTGCGGGAGTTCTGGGGCAAAAAAGGGGATTTCACCATCATCAGCCCCTATGTATCAGCCCTGCTGCTGGCGCTCATCCGCGGCGGGCTGATGAAGAAGACTATTACCAGCTTTGCCGGCAACACCTACCCCACACCCGGGCCCAATCCGCTGGTGCAGAAAGCCTACATCTCGGGCGCGGTGGAATTTGAGAACTGGAGCATGCTGACCATCACGCAGCGCCTGCTGGCGGGCGCCATGGGTTGGGATTTCATACCCACGCGCTCCCTGATAGGCAGCACAATGGCCGAGGAGAACAAGGGTGATTTCAACGTTATCGATTCGCCCTTCGGCGGCGGTCAGACCGGCCTGCTCAGAGCGCTGCGGCCGGACATAACCTTTGTGCACGGCCTGGCGGCAGACCGCTCCGGCAACACCATATTGCCCTACCCCCTGAGCATAGATGCATTCGGCGCCTGGGCAGCCAGACAGGCGGTCATCGTGAGCGTGGAGCACATCGTACCCACCGATTATATCCGCAGCCATGCGCACCTCGTACGCATACCCGCTTATATGGTCAAAGCGGTTTGCGAGGTGCCCTACGGCGCCCATCCCGGGGGCCTGCCCAACTGCGGAATACCGCAATACGAAGGCTATTTCGACGACTACGAATTTGCCACAATTATCCGGGATGCCTCCATGGACGAGACACGCTTCATGGGATTTATCCGTGAGTGGATACTCAATTGCAAGGACCATAAGCAATATCTTGATAAGATCGGAAAGGATAGGCTGCGCTACCTCAAGGACAAGGCCAAGCCGCATTCCTGGGTGGTGGAGACCCTGGCGGCCGTGCCCGGTATAGAGTTCCAGAAGGAATCCAACCAGCTTGAAAGGATGGTGATAGCGGGAAGCAGGCATATAGCCAACCTGTGTCAGTCAAAGGGCTACAGGACTATGCTGGCCGGGGTGGGGCTGGCACAGCTCGCCGCGTGGATGGCGGCCTACCGGCTGAAAGGCTTGAAGCATGATACCGAGCTGGTAGCCGAGAACGGTATGTACGGCTATATGCCGGTGCCGTCGGACCCCACAGGCTTCAGCATGCATAATCTGCACTCCTGCAAGATGCTCACCAATATCGAGACGGCCCTGGGCGTCCTGGCCGGCGGGTCGAGCAGCTCCTGCCTGGGTGTCCTCGGCGCGGCCCAGATCGACAGGTACGGGAACGGCAACTCCACCAAGATACCGCATGTCTATTACATCGTAGGGTCGGGCGGCGCCAACGACGTGGTCAGCTCCTGCCGCGAGACCATTGTATTTGCCCCCGCCGGCAGGGAGAGGCTGATCAAGGACGTTTCGTATATAACCTACCCGGGCAGAAATGTTAAGACGCTGGTTACGGACGTGGGCATCTTCGAGAAGCCCGAGGGCAGGGACACCCTGGTGCTGACCTCCTATATCCCTTACGGGACGGCCATCAGGGAGGATGAGGCTATCAGGGGTATAAAGAGGATGGTGGGTTGGGAGCTGGAGGTGGCCCCGCACCTGCAAAAGATAGACCTGCCTTCGTATGAGGAAAAGATGATGGTCAGGCTCTTCGATCCCCACGGCTTCTATACAAAGGTCTGA
- a CDS encoding DUF3786 domain-containing protein, whose amino-acid sequence MVDSNNRLFSLADIEGKTSPHQMQVKGALKMRAAPLEYVKDVQALAAYLGGNVVKPGIGEDWAVSKEMFPGVIVSFIFNRSDEEFPARLRALYSGDKIRMIRGDELATITISLANQLLRYVREANAGVKLPDICYRV is encoded by the coding sequence ATGGTAGATAGTAATAACCGGCTGTTCAGCCTGGCGGACATAGAGGGCAAGACCAGCCCTCACCAGATGCAGGTTAAAGGCGCCCTGAAGATGCGGGCCGCGCCCCTTGAATACGTTAAGGACGTTCAAGCGCTGGCCGCCTATCTGGGAGGCAATGTCGTGAAGCCCGGGATCGGCGAGGATTGGGCGGTGAGCAAGGAGATGTTCCCGGGTGTAATAGTCAGTTTTATCTTTAACAGATCCGACGAGGAATTTCCCGCCAGGCTGCGAGCACTTTACAGCGGTGATAAGATTAGGATGATCAGGGGTGATGAGCTTGCCACCATCACCATATCGCTGGCCAACCAGCTGTTGCGCTATGTGAGAGAAGCCAATGCCGGTGTGAAGCTGCCGGACATATGCTACAGGGTTTAG
- a CDS encoding AAA family ATPase — protein sequence MTITIAVAGKGGVGKTAISAVLVDFLSNKGAVLAVDADPSTNLNDALGVGVTGTVGRTREKMTDEVKAGRLTMAISKQEILDARIHESLVETDRFDLLAMGRPEGPGCYCAANHMIRFSIDKLAKSYDYVVMDCEAGLEHISRQTTQDIDFLLAVTDPTMRGLNTCVRLQELSKEIRTNIKGGVLLIVNRLRNGLPVEFKEAVDKSGLMLFATIPEDPNIFDLDVKGKPLTALPLDSSFRRAVQEILFRLKVR from the coding sequence ATGACCATAACGATCGCTGTTGCAGGAAAGGGCGGCGTGGGCAAAACCGCCATCTCTGCCGTACTGGTTGACTTTCTGTCCAATAAGGGTGCGGTGCTGGCGGTGGACGCCGATCCCAGCACCAACCTTAACGATGCCCTGGGAGTGGGCGTGACGGGGACGGTGGGCAGGACGCGCGAGAAGATGACGGACGAAGTCAAAGCGGGCCGCCTGACCATGGCTATCTCCAAGCAGGAGATACTCGACGCCCGCATTCACGAATCGCTGGTCGAGACCGACAGGTTCGACCTTCTGGCTATGGGGCGTCCCGAGGGGCCAGGATGCTACTGCGCCGCCAACCACATGATACGCTTCTCCATCGACAAGCTGGCCAAAAGCTATGACTACGTGGTGATGGACTGCGAGGCCGGTCTGGAGCATATCAGCCGGCAGACCACGCAGGATATCGATTTCCTGCTGGCCGTGACCGATCCGACCATGCGCGGGCTTAACACCTGCGTCCGCCTGCAGGAGCTCAGCAAGGAGATACGCACCAATATCAAAGGGGGCGTCCTTCTCATAGTCAACCGCCTGCGCAACGGCCTGCCTGTGGAATTTAAGGAGGCTGTGGATAAATCGGGGCTGATGCTCTTCGCTACGATACCGGAGGACCCTAATATCTTCGACCTGGACGTTAAGGGGAAACCTCTTACAGCGCTGCCGCTTGATTCCAGCTTCCGACGGGCGGTGCAGGAGATCCTTTTCCGGCTGAAGGTTCGATAG
- a CDS encoding NADH-ubiquinone oxidoreductase-F iron-sulfur binding region domain-containing protein, with protein sequence MKHSMIRTRSQNKVSSPYSDKITHILVGTATCGRAAGSMAVLEAFRREIEDIKDKARAWEVGCMGLCSQEPLVVIIKPGDFSVCYHHVTPQSVPQLVEGYVRGDDPCLELALGTVTGGNGDAVYIPELDLFQYQSRLLLRNCGYISPLEIDHYAAGGGYRGLAKALKMEPSQIIRQIEKSGLRGLGGAGYPVAAKWTACAQAGGSNRYVICNADEGDPGAFMDRVLLESDPHAVLEGMIIAAYAVGASKGYIYIREEYPLAIDRISVALKQARAKGLLGRRILNSDFSFMVEIVRGAGAFVSGEETAMIAAMEGGRSWPEHRPPYPAQSGLRGRPTLVNNVKTLAGVSAILQKGWRSFRDIGTANSRGTALFALAGKLENTGLAEVPMGTSLRTLVYDIGGGIKRGRQLKAVQIGGPSGGCLPGDLLDTQIDFDSLKCAGAIMGSGGVIVMDEDNCMVDTAKYFVDFSRQESCGKCTFCRIGIYHMHSLLDDITRGNGSPESIEALGKLAEDVRTGSLCGLGRMSPNPVLTTLRYFRQEYEAHVLEQRCPARVCKELTAYYILPEKCYKGCDHCVLACPVEAVFSDDKGLKVVDQLKCTKCGSCELVCPAEYNAVIRLSPVRLVPADRRTRPDTKEP encoded by the coding sequence ATGAAACACAGCATGATCCGCACACGCTCTCAAAATAAGGTAAGTTCGCCGTATTCGGACAAAATCACACATATCCTGGTGGGGACGGCTACCTGCGGCCGCGCCGCCGGCTCAATGGCTGTGCTTGAGGCTTTCAGACGCGAAATTGAAGATATCAAAGATAAGGCGCGGGCCTGGGAGGTCGGCTGCATGGGATTGTGCTCCCAGGAGCCGCTGGTGGTCATCATCAAGCCGGGCGATTTCTCCGTCTGCTATCATCATGTCACTCCTCAGTCGGTGCCGCAGCTTGTCGAAGGGTACGTCAGGGGCGATGACCCCTGTCTGGAGCTGGCGCTGGGCACGGTGACAGGAGGTAACGGCGACGCTGTTTACATCCCCGAGCTTGACCTTTTCCAATATCAATCGAGGTTACTGCTGCGCAATTGCGGCTACATCTCACCGCTGGAGATAGATCACTATGCTGCCGGCGGAGGGTACCGGGGTTTGGCAAAGGCGTTAAAGATGGAGCCGTCGCAGATAATAAGGCAGATTGAAAAATCCGGGCTGCGCGGCCTCGGCGGGGCGGGATATCCCGTAGCGGCCAAGTGGACGGCCTGTGCGCAGGCGGGGGGCAGTAATAGATACGTGATCTGCAACGCCGACGAGGGCGACCCCGGGGCTTTTATGGACCGCGTCCTCCTTGAGAGCGATCCGCACGCCGTGCTGGAGGGGATGATTATCGCCGCTTACGCCGTTGGAGCGAGTAAGGGATATATCTATATCAGGGAGGAGTATCCGCTGGCCATAGACAGGATCAGCGTTGCACTCAAACAGGCCCGGGCTAAAGGTCTGCTGGGGAGGCGCATCCTGAATTCGGATTTCAGCTTTATGGTCGAGATAGTCAGGGGCGCAGGCGCTTTTGTATCGGGGGAGGAAACTGCCATGATAGCGGCTATGGAAGGCGGGCGCTCATGGCCGGAGCACCGGCCGCCTTATCCCGCGCAGTCCGGCCTGCGCGGCAGGCCCACACTGGTGAACAACGTTAAAACGCTGGCCGGCGTTTCCGCCATCCTGCAAAAAGGGTGGCGCTCGTTCCGCGATATAGGTACTGCAAATAGTCGGGGTACGGCGCTCTTTGCGCTGGCCGGCAAGCTGGAGAACACGGGCCTGGCCGAGGTGCCCATGGGGACTTCGCTGCGCACGCTGGTTTATGATATCGGAGGTGGAATAAAACGCGGCAGGCAATTAAAGGCTGTGCAGATCGGAGGACCGTCCGGCGGTTGCCTTCCGGGCGACCTGCTCGATACACAGATAGATTTTGACTCGCTCAAGTGCGCGGGCGCCATCATGGGCTCGGGCGGCGTTATCGTCATGGATGAGGATAACTGCATGGTGGACACCGCCAAATATTTCGTGGATTTCAGCCGGCAGGAGTCCTGCGGGAAGTGTACCTTCTGCCGCATAGGCATCTACCACATGCACTCGTTGCTGGACGATATTACGCGGGGCAATGGATCGCCTGAATCGATCGAAGCGCTGGGTAAGCTGGCCGAGGATGTACGGACAGGGTCTCTGTGCGGGCTGGGAAGGATGTCGCCCAACCCCGTGCTGACCACACTGCGCTACTTCCGCCAGGAATATGAAGCTCACGTGCTGGAGCAGCGCTGCCCGGCGCGCGTCTGCAAAGAGCTTACGGCCTACTATATACTCCCCGAGAAATGCTACAAGGGCTGCGACCACTGCGTGCTGGCCTGTCCGGTTGAGGCCGTCTTCAGCGATGATAAGGGCCTCAAAGTGGTGGACCAGCTCAAATGCACCAAGTGCGGCAGTTGTGAGCTGGTCTGCCCCGCGGAGTATAATGCTGTGATAAGGCTTTCGCCGGTTAGACTCGTACCTGCAGACCGGCGTACCAGGCCGGATACAAAGGAGCCGTAA
- a CDS encoding NAD(P)H-dependent oxidoreductase subunit E: protein MYSSILTASSRHRSHLIDILQKIQSRDGYLSDQAMLKVAGFLEMSSATVWGVATFYNQFRFTPPARKPVRVCMGTACHLAGGQLVLEAMARELKIEVGDTSEDREFSLERVACVGCCALAPVVTIEGKVYPGMTPPGVEETLVEIKAQSEAEV from the coding sequence ATGTATTCATCGATTCTGACTGCATCGAGCCGGCATCGCAGCCACCTCATTGATATCCTCCAGAAAATACAGTCCAGGGACGGCTATCTTTCCGATCAAGCCATGCTGAAGGTCGCCGGATTTCTTGAAATGTCCTCAGCGACCGTGTGGGGCGTGGCCACCTTCTATAACCAGTTTCGCTTCACACCACCGGCCAGAAAGCCTGTCAGGGTGTGCATGGGCACGGCCTGCCACCTGGCAGGCGGACAGCTCGTGCTGGAGGCCATGGCCCGCGAGTTGAAAATCGAAGTCGGCGATACCAGCGAAGATCGGGAATTCAGCCTGGAAAGGGTAGCCTGCGTCGGCTGCTGTGCGCTGGCGCCGGTCGTGACTATAGAGGGTAAGGTGTATCCCGGAATGACGCCGCCCGGGGTGGAGGAAACTCTCGTGGAGATCAAGGCTCAGTCTGAAGCGGAAGTGTGA
- the acsC gene encoding acetyl-CoA decarbonylase/synthase complex subunit gamma — MAIKGTDIVKRLPEGGKKNCKECGLPTCFAFAMKLASGGIAIDKCPYLAPEVRSELEDALAPPIRPVTIGTGAGAFVIGDETVLYRHEKTFVHQPGIAVLVSDDLPDNVVDDRIRKLKGLQYSWVGKTLKADLLAVQCKSGDRARFTGLIRKALSATDCPLMLISEDTDALLAAHEMCADRRPLLYPVTVHNLDKVVGAVKARPAPLVVRAAGVESLVPITTRLRDAGIEDVLLDPGSKDMQSALRDQTLIRRAALKQGFRLLGYPTVAFPCFMTADKRREMLLAAMFIPKYAGIIVLSDIDEHTLLPLLVQRLNIYTDPRMPMSMEEKVYPINDPDSASPVLVTTNWALTYFIVASEIEASKVPSWLCVKETGGLGVLTAWAAGKFSGDSIAPFIRKCGVEGMVKHRRLVIPGKVARIRNELTEALPDWEIIVGPGDANEIPAYLPGLVKSWKG, encoded by the coding sequence TTGGCAATCAAAGGTACCGATATAGTCAAGCGCCTGCCCGAGGGCGGGAAGAAGAACTGTAAGGAATGCGGCCTGCCCACCTGCTTCGCTTTCGCTATGAAGCTGGCATCCGGCGGCATCGCCATCGATAAATGCCCGTATCTGGCGCCGGAGGTCAGGAGCGAGCTGGAGGACGCGCTGGCGCCTCCCATCCGTCCCGTCACTATCGGTACGGGAGCGGGCGCCTTCGTGATCGGAGACGAGACCGTCCTCTATAGACATGAGAAGACGTTCGTCCACCAGCCGGGCATCGCCGTGCTGGTTTCGGACGATCTGCCGGACAACGTTGTTGACGACAGGATCAGGAAACTCAAGGGCTTGCAGTATAGCTGGGTGGGCAAGACCCTCAAAGCCGACCTGCTGGCCGTGCAGTGCAAATCCGGCGACCGCGCCAGATTCACCGGGCTGATAAGGAAGGCGCTTTCCGCGACTGATTGTCCTCTGATGCTGATCAGCGAAGACACAGATGCCCTTCTGGCTGCGCATGAAATGTGTGCTGACAGGAGGCCGCTGCTCTATCCTGTCACAGTGCACAACCTGGATAAGGTGGTCGGTGCGGTAAAGGCGAGGCCTGCGCCCCTGGTAGTCAGGGCTGCCGGTGTTGAATCGCTGGTACCCATCACCACGCGGCTCAGGGATGCCGGTATAGAGGACGTCCTGCTGGACCCGGGCTCGAAGGATATGCAGTCTGCTCTGCGCGATCAGACGCTGATCCGCAGGGCGGCTCTCAAGCAGGGCTTCCGGCTGCTGGGATATCCCACTGTAGCCTTTCCCTGCTTCATGACTGCGGATAAAAGGCGTGAGATGCTACTGGCCGCTATGTTCATCCCCAAGTACGCGGGCATCATCGTTCTTTCGGATATAGATGAGCATACGCTGTTGCCCCTGCTGGTGCAGAGGCTGAATATTTATACCGATCCCCGCATGCCCATGTCCATGGAGGAGAAGGTTTATCCCATCAACGACCCGGACTCAGCGTCGCCTGTGCTGGTGACGACCAACTGGGCGCTGACGTATTTCATCGTTGCATCGGAGATCGAGGCCAGCAAGGTGCCGTCCTGGCTGTGCGTCAAAGAGACGGGAGGGCTGGGTGTGCTCACGGCCTGGGCAGCCGGCAAGTTCAGCGGCGACAGCATCGCACCCTTCATCAGGAAATGCGGTGTGGAGGGGATGGTCAAGCATCGGCGCCTGGTCATACCCGGCAAGGTTGCCCGCATCCGCAATGAGCTCACCGAGGCCTTGCCCGACTGGGAGATAATCGTAGGCCCGGGCGATGCCAACGAGATACCCGCTTACCTGCCCGGACTGGTTAAAAGCTGGAAAGGGTGA
- the cdhC gene encoding CO dehydrogenase/CO-methylating acetyl-CoA synthase complex subunit beta: MADGIFPVDIGPQYEGEVIRKADMRVELGGPNVKTKFELVSIRKAGDVTHEKVEVIGPDLPDMAEGSSQPIVLLVEVAGGRLERDIEPVLERRLHLYLNYIEGFYHMNQRQDVWMRLNKASFNKGLRSLKTLGEILIFLYTSEIEIIEKIQVTFVTDPQRIEELLPGAVSVYRARDEKIRGLREADVQEFYSCALCQSFAPTHICCITPERIANCGAINWFDGKAAYQMDPEGPIQAVAKGDIIDPVRGEYSGADKLALEKSMGAYDKVFLHSAFGYPHTSCGCFQAICFYIPEVDALGIVNRDFEGDTVAGASFTTMAGDTSGGRQVEGFLGIALEYLRSPSFLKADGGWYRIVWMPRVIQEMYRDACPMDLQGKIATENDVANIDELVAFLDRAGHPWVKGGVRLPQ, from the coding sequence ATGGCTGACGGAATATTTCCGGTCGATATCGGGCCCCAGTATGAGGGAGAGGTTATCCGCAAGGCCGATATGCGTGTCGAGCTGGGCGGGCCTAATGTGAAAACCAAGTTCGAACTGGTCTCCATCCGGAAAGCCGGAGATGTTACACATGAGAAGGTGGAGGTAATCGGGCCGGACCTTCCCGATATGGCGGAGGGGAGCAGCCAGCCCATCGTTTTGCTGGTGGAAGTGGCCGGCGGCCGTCTGGAGAGGGATATAGAGCCTGTCCTGGAGCGGCGGCTGCACCTTTACCTGAACTACATTGAAGGTTTTTACCACATGAACCAGCGTCAGGACGTCTGGATGCGGCTCAACAAGGCCTCATTTAACAAGGGGCTGAGATCGCTCAAGACGCTGGGAGAAATACTGATATTCCTTTACACATCGGAGATAGAGATCATCGAGAAGATACAGGTCACGTTTGTCACCGATCCGCAAAGGATCGAGGAACTGCTGCCCGGGGCCGTAAGCGTATACCGTGCGCGCGATGAGAAGATCAGGGGCCTGCGCGAGGCGGATGTGCAGGAATTCTACAGCTGCGCCCTCTGCCAGAGTTTCGCCCCCACACATATTTGTTGTATAACACCTGAGCGTATCGCTAACTGCGGCGCCATCAACTGGTTCGACGGTAAGGCGGCCTATCAGATGGATCCGGAGGGGCCGATACAGGCCGTTGCCAAAGGCGACATCATTGATCCGGTGCGCGGCGAATACAGCGGCGCCGACAAACTGGCGCTGGAAAAGTCCATGGGCGCCTATGACAAAGTCTTTTTACACAGCGCCTTCGGATATCCCCACACGTCCTGCGGCTGCTTCCAGGCGATATGCTTTTACATACCGGAGGTGGATGCATTAGGCATCGTTAACCGGGATTTCGAAGGCGATACCGTGGCCGGCGCATCTTTCACCACCATGGCCGGCGATACCAGCGGAGGAAGGCAGGTGGAGGGCTTTCTGGGCATCGCCCTGGAGTACCTTCGCTCACCCAGCTTCCTCAAGGCCGACGGCGGCTGGTACCGCATCGTCTGGATGCCGCGCGTCATACAGGAGATGTACCGGGATGCCTGCCCCATGGACCTGCAGGGTAAAATAGCCACGGAGAACGATGTTGCCAACATCGATGAGCTGGTTGCTTTCCTCGACCGCGCAGGCCATCCCTGGGTCAAAGGCGGGGTTAGATTACCTCAATAA
- a CDS encoding acetyl-CoA decarbonylase/synthase complex subunit alpha, producing MVRNERQKREAGDFIRAEDNWEPIGHTPLPGMLELRNWDRRLLRTWKPFYVPVTDKCSLCNYGECDLSDAGRGVCGMDARAMQSRLTLRACCAGLAGTLAGARRVIDSLVDGKGRDLPIYLGEKVGIEAPHIRTVLGMKPAVLGDLEKTLHYIEDQLALLLASGNVGCEASIEDLESKAMHASMLAHVAMEAQELAACSGFAFPSSRADTDFVDVGWASVDKTKPIILVAGSDTVLAVYLVDYLRHSNLEGKIEVAGVGPVAHDLVRYSPLAKIAGTLSGLAPLLRSGGADVVLGGGGNLLTDIAAETRAAGTAFIATDAAAAYGLEDRSAGDTEEILIALQQDKALLVSDPVKAASVAVEAALRLSASRGKAASQAQGLLPKSGKMRIGRGPVMDTEIRKVGAPLVLGTIPGVIAIVGGSNYPGSPDDIADIAEEFAKRKYVVALAGDSAIAAALKTDAEGKSIYERYPPDFDAGGVINIGSGASAAHISGAAIKIASIFAALPLRANYEIVADYILNRVGACGLAWGACGEDELALATGCNRLGIPVVVGPRCIKYGRLYLSKPGETDWSVMDGREKRIVDTGEPSPEHLINLLADKGSAVVALAKLCMRRNDTPQGRATKLTHYIGLHKQYFGKLPDDVHLFIRKASDIPIFFKKELQPHLNEVGWGEKPVLSLPTLVGTYPSRVTLDEVVH from the coding sequence GTGGTGAGAAACGAGAGGCAGAAACGGGAGGCGGGGGATTTTATCAGGGCTGAAGATAATTGGGAGCCGATCGGTCATACTCCGCTGCCGGGCATGCTGGAGTTAAGGAACTGGGACAGGCGTCTGCTTCGAACCTGGAAACCGTTCTATGTGCCCGTCACGGATAAATGCAGCCTCTGCAACTATGGTGAATGCGACCTGTCGGACGCCGGCAGGGGCGTCTGCGGGATGGATGCCCGGGCCATGCAGTCCCGGCTTACACTCAGGGCTTGCTGTGCGGGGCTGGCGGGCACACTGGCCGGGGCGCGCAGGGTTATAGATTCACTGGTTGATGGGAAGGGACGGGATCTGCCGATTTACCTGGGCGAAAAAGTCGGAATAGAAGCCCCGCATATCAGGACGGTGTTGGGCATGAAGCCGGCCGTGCTGGGCGACCTGGAGAAAACACTGCATTACATTGAAGATCAGCTTGCCCTGCTGCTAGCCTCCGGCAATGTGGGCTGCGAAGCTTCTATCGAAGATCTGGAATCCAAGGCCATGCATGCCTCAATGCTTGCACACGTCGCGATGGAGGCACAGGAGCTGGCCGCCTGCTCCGGATTCGCATTTCCCTCTTCCAGAGCGGATACTGATTTTGTCGATGTGGGTTGGGCGTCGGTGGATAAAACGAAGCCGATTATTCTTGTGGCCGGTAGCGATACGGTCCTGGCCGTATACCTGGTTGATTACTTGAGGCACAGCAACCTGGAGGGCAAGATAGAGGTCGCCGGCGTTGGACCGGTTGCCCATGACCTGGTACGCTACAGCCCCCTGGCTAAAATCGCAGGGACGCTCTCCGGCCTGGCCCCTTTATTACGCAGCGGCGGTGCGGACGTCGTGCTGGGCGGCGGCGGCAACCTGCTGACCGATATCGCAGCCGAAACGAGGGCAGCGGGCACGGCCTTCATTGCTACCGATGCGGCGGCGGCCTACGGCCTGGAAGACCGGTCGGCCGGCGATACCGAGGAGATATTGATCGCGCTGCAGCAGGATAAGGCTTTGCTGGTATCCGATCCTGTCAAAGCGGCTTCCGTGGCGGTGGAAGCAGCGCTCAGGCTCTCTGCCTCCCGCGGTAAAGCGGCCTCTCAGGCACAAGGGCTGCTCCCTAAGTCCGGCAAGATGCGGATTGGGCGCGGACCGGTTATGGATACCGAAATAAGAAAGGTCGGGGCGCCGCTGGTGCTGGGGACCATACCGGGGGTTATCGCCATCGTAGGAGGATCGAACTACCCGGGATCGCCCGATGACATTGCGGACATTGCAGAGGAATTTGCCAAACGCAAGTACGTGGTCGCGCTGGCCGGGGACTCAGCCATTGCGGCAGCCCTTAAAACCGACGCTGAGGGAAAGTCCATCTATGAAAGATATCCACCCGATTTCGATGCCGGGGGAGTGATCAATATAGGCTCCGGCGCCTCCGCTGCGCACATCAGCGGCGCGGCCATAAAAATTGCCAGCATCTTTGCCGCCCTGCCGTTGCGCGCCAACTACGAGATAGTGGCGGATTATATCCTCAACCGGGTCGGCGCCTGCGGGTTGGCCTGGGGCGCCTGCGGCGAGGACGAGCTTGCCCTGGCCACCGGCTGTAACCGGCTGGGTATACCCGTCGTGGTCGGCCCGCGCTGTATCAAGTACGGTCGCCTCTATTTGAGCAAGCCGGGAGAGACGGACTGGAGCGTGATGGACGGTCGCGAAAAAAGGATCGTGGATACGGGGGAGCCTTCTCCCGAGCACCTCATCAACCTGCTGGCTGACAAAGGTTCCGCCGTTGTAGCGCTGGCCAAGCTGTGCATGCGCAGGAATGATACGCCGCAGGGCAGGGCAACCAAGCTTACGCACTATATCGGCCTGCACAAACAGTATTTCGGGAAGCTGCCGGACGATGTCCATTTGTTCATCAGGAAAGCCTCGGATATTCCGATCTTCTTTAAGAAGGAATTGCAGCCGCATCTGAACGAGGTCGGCTGGGGAGAGAAACCCGTGCTGTCGCTGCCCACCCTGGTCGGCACTTATCCCTCCCGGGTCACGTTGGATGAAGTCGTGCATTAA